In one Babylonia areolata isolate BAREFJ2019XMU chromosome 14, ASM4173473v1, whole genome shotgun sequence genomic region, the following are encoded:
- the LOC143289919 gene encoding uncharacterized protein LOC143289919 isoform X2, whose product MEWTALSCVVFAIFLSIKAEPVVSSPPEDRSLSPDTSALYDERVKKMFSDLKELFQEGDSHLKERIEEGLEHVKEQRKDGDERLKEELDEDVDWLKERQDKRQRQTEDELAEGEEKTNRELTELKEAFGKLQDNVKQWTQPNSVMTEDLKQQTSILQAELNSTKKQMSVLQSELNSNNQQTSVLQAQLNSNKQQTSVLQAELNSNKQLLQTNKAELQSTLSDLHSLQEKVKSLEQELQSAQEIRSLDANDGSTFVRWGRTTCPDNTSLVYSGVAGGSWYSHTGGSSDYLCLVMDPQMDNTTVPSHYSYLSGVEYDNVKGHHDQDAVCSVCRAPQSTTLMIPATHTCPAGWTSQYRGHLMTEDKNRDGRTEYTCVDEVDKWPYIAQDLPEIEMD is encoded by the exons ATGGAGTGGACTGCTCTATCCTGTGTTGTGTTTGCCATCTTTCTCAGCATTAAAGCAGAGCCAGTGGTCAGTTCACCACCAGAGGACAGATCCCTGTCTCCTGATACCTCTGCCCTGTACGATGAACGAGTGAAGAAAATGTTCAGTGATTTGAAAGAACTGTTCCAAGAGGGAGATTCACACTTAAAGGAGCGGATTGAAGAGGGTTTGGAACATGTGAAGGAACAACGAAAGGACGGGGATGAGAGACTGAAGGAAGAGCTGGATGAAGACGTAGACtggctgaaagagagacaggacaaaagaCAACGTCAGACAGAGGACGAGCtggcagaaggagaggaaaagacaaacagagagttaACAGAGCTGAAAGAAGCCTTTGGGAAACTGCAAGACAACGTCAAGCAATGGACTCAACC GAACAGTGTGATGACTGAAGACCTGAAGCAGCAGACGTCAATCTTACAAGCAGAACTGAACAGCACCAAGAAGCAGATGTCTGTCTTACAGTCAGAACTGAACAGCAACAACCAGCAGACGTCAGTCTTACAAGCACAACTGAACAGCAACAAGCAGCAGACGTCAGTCTTACAAGCAGAACTGAACAGCAACAAGCAGCTACTGCAGACAAACAAAGCTGAGCTACAATCTACTCTGTCAGATCTTCATTCCTTGCAGGAGAAGGTGAAGAGTCTGGAACAGGAATTACAGTCTGCACAGGAGATCCGCTCCCTTGACGCCAATGATG GGTCCACCTTCGTCAGATGGGGAAGGACGACATGTCCTGACAACACATCACTTGTCTATTCCG GGGTTGCTGGGGGGTCATGGTATAGTCACACTGGAGGATCCTCCGactacctgtgtctggtgatggACCCCCAGATGGACAACACGACTGTGCCATCACATTACAGCTACCTGTCTGGAGTGGAATATGATAACGTCAAAGGGCATCATGACCAGGACGCTGTGTGCTCAGTGTGCCGGGCTCCTCAGTCCACCACACTCATGATCCCCGCAACCCACACCTGTCCTGCTGGATGGACCTCACAGTACAGGGGACACCTCATGACGGAGGACAAGAACCGGGATGGAAGAACGGAATACACGTGTGTAGATGAG
- the LOC143289919 gene encoding uncharacterized protein LOC143289919 isoform X1, which produces MEWTALSCVVFAIFLSIKAEPVVSSPPEDRSLSPDTSALYDERVKKMFSDLKELFQEGDSHLKERIEEGLEHVKEQRKDGDERLKEELDEDVDWLKERQDKRQRQTEDELAEGEEKTNRELTELKEAFGKLQDNVKQWTQPNSVMTEDLKQQTSILQAELNSTKKQMSVLQSELNSNNQQTSVLQAQLNSNKQQTSVLQAELNSNKQLLQTNKAELQSTLSDLHSLQEKVKSLEQELQSAQEIRSLDANDGSTFVRWGRTTCPDNTSLVYSGVAGGSWYSHTGGSSDYLCLVMDPQMDNTTVPSHYSYLSGVEYDNVKGHHDQDAVCSVCRAPQSTTLMIPATHTCPAGWTSQYRGHLMTEDKNRDGRTEYTCVDEVRENRPGGHENKNGALFYHVVTKCGSLPCPPYVPDKVVTCVVCSK; this is translated from the exons ATGGAGTGGACTGCTCTATCCTGTGTTGTGTTTGCCATCTTTCTCAGCATTAAAGCAGAGCCAGTGGTCAGTTCACCACCAGAGGACAGATCCCTGTCTCCTGATACCTCTGCCCTGTACGATGAACGAGTGAAGAAAATGTTCAGTGATTTGAAAGAACTGTTCCAAGAGGGAGATTCACACTTAAAGGAGCGGATTGAAGAGGGTTTGGAACATGTGAAGGAACAACGAAAGGACGGGGATGAGAGACTGAAGGAAGAGCTGGATGAAGACGTAGACtggctgaaagagagacaggacaaaagaCAACGTCAGACAGAGGACGAGCtggcagaaggagaggaaaagacaaacagagagttaACAGAGCTGAAAGAAGCCTTTGGGAAACTGCAAGACAACGTCAAGCAATGGACTCAACC GAACAGTGTGATGACTGAAGACCTGAAGCAGCAGACGTCAATCTTACAAGCAGAACTGAACAGCACCAAGAAGCAGATGTCTGTCTTACAGTCAGAACTGAACAGCAACAACCAGCAGACGTCAGTCTTACAAGCACAACTGAACAGCAACAAGCAGCAGACGTCAGTCTTACAAGCAGAACTGAACAGCAACAAGCAGCTACTGCAGACAAACAAAGCTGAGCTACAATCTACTCTGTCAGATCTTCATTCCTTGCAGGAGAAGGTGAAGAGTCTGGAACAGGAATTACAGTCTGCACAGGAGATCCGCTCCCTTGACGCCAATGATG GGTCCACCTTCGTCAGATGGGGAAGGACGACATGTCCTGACAACACATCACTTGTCTATTCCG GGGTTGCTGGGGGGTCATGGTATAGTCACACTGGAGGATCCTCCGactacctgtgtctggtgatggACCCCCAGATGGACAACACGACTGTGCCATCACATTACAGCTACCTGTCTGGAGTGGAATATGATAACGTCAAAGGGCATCATGACCAGGACGCTGTGTGCTCAGTGTGCCGGGCTCCTCAGTCCACCACACTCATGATCCCCGCAACCCACACCTGTCCTGCTGGATGGACCTCACAGTACAGGGGACACCTCATGACGGAGGACAAGAACCGGGATGGAAGAACGGAATACACGTGTGTAGATGAGGTCAGAGAAAACCGTCCTGGTggacatgaaaacaaaaatggTGCACTGTTTTATCACGTGGTCACTAAATGTGGTAGTCTCCCCTGCCCACCTTATGTCCCCGACAAAGTGGTAACCTGTGTGGTCTGCTCTAAGTAA